The window tagtaaccaaaaaagtgttaaacaaatgaaaatatattttatttttgagattcggaaaagtagccaccctttggcttgacgacagctttgcacgcccttggcattctctcaaccagcttcatgcagtagtcacctggaatgcatttcgattaacaggtgtgccttgttaaaagttaatatgtggaatttctttccttcttaatgcgtttgagccaatcagttgtgttgtgacaaggtaggggtggtatacagaagatagccctatttggtaaaagaccaagtccatattatggcaagaacagctcaaacaagcaaagagaaattagtccattattactttaagacatgaaggtcagtcaatgcagacaatttcaagaacattttaaagtttcttcaagtgcagtcacaaaacccatcaagcactatgatgaaacggactctcatgaggactgccacaggaaaggaagacccagagttaactctgctgcagaggatacgttcattagagttaccagcctcagaaattgcagcccaaataaatgcttcacagagttcaagtaacagacacatctcaacatcaactgttcagaggagactgtgtgaatcaggccttcatggttgaattgctgcaaagaaaccactaaaggacatcaataataataagagacttgcttgggctaagaaacacagGTAATGAACATTAGTCCGgatgaaatctgtcctttggtctgatgagtccaaatgtgagatttttgtctttgtgagatgcagagtaggtgaatggatcatCTCCATGTGTgggtcccaccgtgaagcatggaggaggaagtgtgatggtgtgggggttctttgctggtgacactgtcttaTTTTGTCTTACACTGtcttattttgaattcaaggcacacgtaaccagcatggctacaacagtattctacagcgatatgccatcccatctggtttgtgcttaatgggactatcatctgtttttcaacaggacaatgacccaacatatgtccaggctgtgtaagagctatttgaccaagaaggagagtaatgaagtgctgcatcatatTACCTGGCCTCAACAATTAccaaacctcaacccaattgagctggtttgggatgagttggaccacagagtgaaggaaaagcagctcagcatatgtgggaactctttcatgACTGCTGGAAGATAatgtttgagagaatgcaaagagtgtgcaaagctgtcaaggcaaagggtggctactttgaagaatctcaaatataaaatctattttgatttgtttaatataCTACATGACTcattgtgtgttatttcatagtttttatgtcttcactattattctacaatctagaaaatataaaaaattaagaaaaacccttgaataaataGGTGTGTCCGAACTAttggctggtactgtaggtgCACACAGGCCAAGAAAAAAattcaaggtgacagacagtgacattcaataccgccttgcacactgtTGCCTGTAACTAGCTGAAATAGGGtttaatcattagtccaacagttgcaaacgagagtttctattggacaaattcaggtatgtttatccccatttatTCCATTTGATTCCATtttagaaacatttttcaacagaatcagctaaatgaatacacccctgatcacccataaacacagttcactttcataccagccacgttgtattccttatCGCATCTAtgtactctcttctctctcctctctctcctctcacctcttcccttcccttTTGGACATCAGCTgcatgtgaccaggcgaaaaaacatTTGCAAGCcaaacacacagcctacatcgttgtcaccattttagctaaagtaatgtcatagtcagcatagctaatagaactaacacaTTAGTAAACCCCCTATAATCATGCAGTAacattacagtgtacagtcagtaaacAGTGACACCGGCAGTCCCCGGgggcaataaattagtaataccaaaagcttaccttgacttggaagtgttccagtgttgtgttggagagtcatagccagctagctaacatagcatccctctgtttgagtaggctaaactagctagctgcatttgcatgctaagtaagtgaaactgaaagtaaaaAACAATAATAGACAATTGCttacttctccttcattttggaagaaattaatttgttcaaactgttaaactattgtctttctctctctttgtgagtcaactactcaccacattgtatacactgcagtgctagctagctgtagattatgctttcagtactagattaatatccaatcctttgattgggtggacaacatgtcagttcatgctgcaatcaatcaataaaatgtatttataaagccctttttacatcagctgatgccaCAAATTGctatatagaaacccagcctaaaaccccaagcagcaagcaatgcagatgtagaagcagggTGGCTAGGAAATACTCgccagaaaggcaggaacctaggaagagaggatccaggctctgaggggtggccagtcctcttctggctttgctgggtggagattataacagtacatggacaagatgttcaaacgttcatagatgaccagcagggtcaaataataataataatcacagtggttgtagagggtgcaacaggtcagcacctcagcagtaaatatcagttggcttttcatagccaagcattcagagttagagacagcaggtgcggttgagagagagagttaaaaacagcaggtccgggacaatgtagcacgtctggtgaacaggtcagggttccatagccacaggcagaacagttgaaactggagcagcagcatgaccggatggactggggacagcaaggagtcatcgggccaggtagtcctgaggcatgttcccagggctcaggtcctccgggaggggagggagagggagagagagagaatacttagacaccggataagacaggagaaatactccagacataacagactgaccctaaccccctgacacaaactattgcagcataaatactggaggctgagacaggaggggtcaggagacattgtggccccgtccgatgatacccctggacagggccaaccaagcaggatataactccacccactttgccaaagcacagcccccacaccactagagggatatcttcaaccaccaacttactaccctgagacaagactgagtatagcccacaaagatctcccccacagcCCATACCCGAGGGGGGCACCAAtcctggacaggaagatcacgtcagtgactcaacccactcaagtgacccCTCCTAGAGACGGGATGGAAGAGCACCACTaagtcagtgactcagcccccgtaatagggatAGAATcccggtggagagaggggaaccggccaggcagaaacaGCAAGGACGGTTCGTTGCtacagtgcctttccgttcaccttcacacccctgggccagactacactcaatcataggacctactgaagagatgagtctttaaTAAAGACTTTAAGGTAGGATAGGCTGACCATTCCATAACAATGGAGTTCTATAGGAGAACGccctgcaagagctctgataggctggaggacgtcctctgaaAGTtgacataattactgtgtaagtctatggaagggggtgagaaccttCTTTGCAAAATTGTTTGTTTTCATAAATTATatggtgacgtgattatatttagtatagtttttgaaatgttttacAATTTTAATTTTTCTAAAATTCCCTGAGGAGGATGGTAGGGTTTGGAGGGGTTTTGGGGGATGGGGAGGGTCTATTAGAATGTAGTAgggctatttttattttattttatacgaGGTACCGTGTCAGGTAGGAGGATTTTGAAATGTTGTAAACCGTGATTGGCCGCACACTCCAGCACAATGGGTGGCGGCATTCACCTTTAAGGTTGGTTTGCCGACTGCCATTATGTCATGGAAGAAGAGAGGGTGACGTCATTTCCTTATTCAGGAAAAAGAACGCCAGTCAGAGAATTTTCGCTGTAGCTCTTGAAGTCTTGTTATTTTGTGACATTAACGTTTAAATCCTGTAGTAATTTGACTTAAGCTAACACATCGACATTAAAGTTTTTAATTCAGAAAGCTAACGAAAGAGACTATCGTCGTAGCCAACAGTTTTGTACGTAGCTCTGCTTTTTAAACCTGTCCTTGCGCAAACATTATTCACCATCAAGCCCAACATCTGACTGTCATGGATCAAATATCGATCACTGCAGAAGTACCAAAGGTGAGTTGGTTAGCTAAGATTAGGTAGTCAGTCCGACATTCTGGACATGTAAAATGGCCCTGGTCGTGGCAAGAACAGAGCCTTTCAATAGTTTGTCTGGGAGAGGACATATAACATGATCTAGTTTTAAATACAGCTATAAGTGAATTGATCACATCATCTAGTTTTAAATACAGCTATAAGTGAATTGATCTAACTAACACTGGCTTAATTCATTCGTTTATCAACCAATACCAGCCAAGTTTGATACTAGCTGACATGCTTCAAACGTTGGCTAGTTAGACAAGTCAGGGCATGTCCCTGGCTGCCTTTTTTTATCCAGTATGGCTGACAGGTAACGTAATAGCAAAGAtttaactaaaccaagatagaccacagcttgTCGTTTCTATTGGAAACAAATGAGTCATATTGGTCAGAAAAAGCAAGGACATTGTCCTATCGGTGGTTATAGCACAGATGGTTcgccggatgtataaatgtgaagcatccttTTGGCGTTACCACTCCCTACCAAATAtgggtagtgagaggaagcccagtggccggcagttGGAGAAGATagaacgagatggattttggccgacattctgcaaatTTTCTCACAACGATTAAAAATGTTTCTCAATACAGTTCTGTAACCCCAAATGTAAATATGTTACGAACATAGTGAATTAAGTTGTAGACTTTACCTTTTGCCAAAGTTTCCCAAAAATTGCGTTGTTTAGGaaaggcgaattgagttattgcacacgcgcacttcacaGAGCAGGCGTTCCTTAACGGAAAAATGCAAACGTATGCCAGAACGCGCAAATGGGGTAACTTATTTGTTCCGTTTGAAACGTTTGGTTTAGTTATAAAACATATTGGGTTATAATTAGTTTCACTAGCTTAGTAACTAGCTAATTGGTTATTGCTTTAATCAAGCACGTGGTACATAGATGTGTTCGCAAAGGGAAAAAATCATGCTGTATTGTGTTTTGCCATTACCTAGCTAATAATGTGAATGAATGGTCCTTCAGAGTCCATGGGGTGCCACCACAACCAAGGTGGTGTGTCCCTGCTCCTTCACTGATGTCATGAGCGAGCAGCTAGCCAAGCAACTGGATGATGAAAGTCAATCTTTCCCTGATTTCTCAAGGTAAGTCCTGTTAATATCACCTGTCTGTTATCGATTCTCATGAACTTGTAAGgaatttttcaaatacattttttaccaTCTAGTCTAGCTGGTGTACACTTCGGTGTTAATTGTTAGTGTCActgtaaagaaataaaagctgcacCTTATATATGCTCCTAACAATTTAATGTGCCAACCTAATATCCTAATTGTAAGTCAAACCACTCTGACATTGGGTTATTTTTGAGAAGTATGTCCGATATCCTGTGTCTCTGTTTTAGTGTCAGCGCTGCTCTGGATGCCGGTgaggagcgagagacagacagtgatctGATGCTGGCTCAGATGCTGCAGATGCAGTTTGACAAGGAGTTTGACACCCAGCTACGCACAGAAGAAAGAAAGTTCAATGGCGATAGCAAACGTAAGCCTATGGACAAGTCCTGTATTAAAACCATACAGGGGTTGTCGCTataccagtatcgcgatactcTGAGCTATCGTGGCAATGAAACAAAACATGAAGTGGATTTAATTTCTTGGGTAAAACACTTCTAATCTTAGAAACAAAGCGCATTATGTTGTCACATTTGTTTATTTTGCAAGCTATTGCATCCACAATTTTACATGAAGTAGGTTTTTATAGGACCATAGAGTTTTtattttttgccatggaaaatctGGTATCGTAGGATCGTGATACTTCTATCGTGACAACCCTATGAAGGGTTGTGCTCATTCTGCATCAAATGGAAGACATTTTCAGTAGCAAtatgttttaaaatattttctgtttGGTACTCTTAATAAACATGACCAAGTTTCTGGAGTGTAAAAAGAATCAAGTGGGAATATGAAGAATTTGAGATATGATTGGTATATACTGTTGCAGTATCCATCTCCTTTGAGAACTATCGCATGGTGCACCCTTACGAGGCCAGCGGCAGCTCCGAGGATGAAGTTGATTGGCAAGATAGTTGTGACGACCCCTACAAAGCTGGTAAAGTCTATCACTTTGTCATTTTACACCTATATTAGTATTGTAGCTAGGTCCTATACATCTACTGTATACATGTAACAGGGCCACGTCTTGCTGCATAGAATATTGGTGGCTGTTGGTCTTTTCATGATATTGGTGGTTGGTTATGTTAAAGCAATAGTTCAACTTTCTATATTCACTTTTGTTCAATGTATTCCAGACAAACCCACGATAACTCCAAAGAGAGGCTTTACTGGGAAAGGAAAGAACATCACTACTAAGCACGATGAGGTTGTGTGTGGCAGGAAGAATACTGCACGCATGGACAATGTAAGAGTTATAACAAGATAACCTTTACTTGGTAGCTTGGTAAATCTAGTTAACTTAAAGTTACTCTGATAAAGTAGTTCACTCcatccaaactactttgtgaaaaATTATCGTATGGTAATCTGAAATGTCATTGACCACAAATTGCAAAAACATATCACTTTGGGTTCATTTGTTAATAGAATGTGTCATTTAGCCTGCTAAACACAAAAactgtttcaagtgagaattaggtgAGTCTGATGCTGAAAAATAAATGCTATTATTGCCAacacaaatattttatttttgcaaaaaacATGTGTAGTTCCTGTAGTTAGTTACACCTCTACGTGGCAAACaagtaattaactactgaaaatGCTACCTAGATTTGAATTTAGTTAAACTACCATCAATATACTACAAAATATAGTTAAATTcctagttgaactacatgtagttcactactccccaacaccgAGACATGGGTATTTAACATCATTAGCAGTTGTCTTCATTAGCTTTGAAATGTGTGGCTTGATGTGCATACACACTGATGTGAACATATTCTGAATTGTCAGCCATTTTGAAATCACCCTCTCTGTCTTGTCTTCCCAGTTTGCCCCAGAGATCAATGTGGGAGATGGGCTTGGCATGGACTTGAAGCTCTCCAACCAGGTGTACAACTCCCTCAAGCAACACTGCTACTCCGAGCAGCGTCGCAGTGCACGGCTGCATGAGAAGAAGGAGCACTCCACTGCTGTGAGTTTATACAAatagtagtgctgagcgatttatagaaaagtttttttaaaacaacaaaTTGACTGATGTAGGTTCAATTACTAGAATTTGATTACGTTTGTGTTTTTTCTGAGTTCAATATCTATCTAGAGATAACtgacttttttatatatataacctttatttaactaggcaattcagttaagaacaaatccttatttacaatgacggcctaggaacagtgggttaacctccttgttcaggggcagaacgacagatttttaccttgtcagctcggggattcgatctagcaacctttcggttactggcccagcgctctaagcactaggctacctgccgctcctaAGGCTTTAATGGGAATTGTATTTTCCAActggccaatattctacatagattagtgcataaaatgtggtaattaactacaaagACCATAATCCATTGCTCATCTACTTGTCCGCTCTGTTTCTTTCATGCCTGTTACAGACGAGTCAGAATGTGCAATCGTGAGGGGATatagagagcagctgttgcttcGAAGTATCTCTACCTAAAAATACAtgagtgattgatagttggtattcagcagtcataaaagtacgACTTATTTGCTTTGAAGAActacaaaatagtgattttgtctgACAGcatagacagcagctctataaAGATGAGATTATGACTTGGAATAAAATAATAgtcaaataaaacaaatttaaTATACactactttaataaaatatttatgtCAATTAATGTGCAATTGTGTAAAAATTCTTTAAAGtactaaagttttttttttggggggggtggtgGTATCTATActgtactatttatatttttgacctaTTTTACTTTGCTACAGTCCtatagaaaataatgtacttttactccatacattttccctgacacccaaaagtactcattacattttaagTGCTAAGCAGGACAGGAAAAAGGTCAaaatcacacacttatcaagagaacatccccggtcatccctactgccgctgatctggtagactcacacATGCTTCCTTTGTAAATGATATCCTAGTGTTGGAGAGTGCCTGTGAATctgtaaataataaaaaatacaagaattgtgttgtctggtttgcttaatataaggaatttgaaatgatttttaCCTTTACGTTTGATACTTAAGtagatttaaaaccaaatacttttagacttttactccagTATTATTTTACTGtgtcacttgagtcattttctattaaggtagctttacttttacttaagtatgacatcgggtacttttttccaccactgtaaatGAGTGATAAGCGGTCATGGGCTGTCACTACCATCATGGCACttttattgttttattctgtgttactgCATTCAACCCAAATAATTGAAACTGTAATTAAAAACGTGATTATGAAAAAAGAATCAAACaaaaccgacctcaaaaagcactaattgctcagcactaaCAAGTAGCAAAATTCACCACTATAGAAGTCTTTGAATCTCAAAATAACACTGTGCTAAGACTTATACAATCAGATCTGTATCATTTTAATGTACTTTCATGCTTTCCTAATTCTCTCCTCCTGATCCTCAtgattctttttttttctttttctttttttctccccttgtctctctaAGGAACAAGCAGTGGACCCAAGGACCCGTCTGCTCATGTACAAAATGGTGAACGCAGGCATTCTGGAGAACATCAACGGCTGCATCAGCACTGGAAAGGAGTCTGTGGTGTTCCACGCAAATGGGGGAAGGTGAGGGTGTCATCGTGACAAGTTGTCGCAAGAACCCACACCTTGAATTGGCTGACCCAAGGTTGATTGACCCTAAAGGTGTTATCTGCCTGAAGATGAGTTGGATCTGAATAGAAATT is drawn from Oncorhynchus tshawytscha isolate Ot180627B linkage group LG29, Otsh_v2.0, whole genome shotgun sequence and contains these coding sequences:
- the LOC112233567 gene encoding serine/threonine-protein kinase RIO3-like codes for the protein MDQISITAEVPKSPWGATTTKVVCPCSFTDVMSEQLAKQLDDESQSFPDFSSVSAALDAGEERETDSDLMLAQMLQMQFDKEFDTQLRTEERKFNGDSKLSISFENYRMVHPYEASGSSEDEVDWQDSCDDPYKADKPTITPKRGFTGKGKNITTKHDEVVCGRKNTARMDNFAPEINVGDGLGMDLKLSNQVYNSLKQHCYSEQRRSARLHEKKEHSTAEQAVDPRTRLLMYKMVNAGILENINGCISTGKESVVFHANGGSMENNAVPDECVLKVFKTTLNEFKNRDKYIKDDYRFIDRFSKLNPRTIIRLWAEKEMHNLARMKKAGIPCPEVVVLKKHILVMSFIGKDHVPAPKLKEAMLGSEDMKRAYYQVVHMMQQLYQECNLVHADLSEYNMLWHECKVWLIDVSQSIEPNHPHSHEFLFRDCRNVATFFQKGGVSEAMNMYELFNVVSGLQLSGDSEAEFLAQIEALEKMNEDHVQRRGKKMYNFSDGGPPLLHDDD